One segment of Solanum stenotomum isolate F172 chromosome 1, ASM1918654v1, whole genome shotgun sequence DNA contains the following:
- the LOC125871272 gene encoding mitochondrial inner membrane protease ATP23 has product MAKSSTINKGSTVEECQEMIRRGLRTPMVKFLKEHLEKSGCRIGDNFIKASHCDQKISGGYARGRGIIVCSNHMQIQDEVNQVLIHELIHAYDECRAANLDWANCAHHACSEIRAGHLSGDCHYKRELLRGYLKIRGHEQECVKRRVMKSMSGNPNCSESASRDAMEAIWDVCYNDTKPFDRAP; this is encoded by the exons ATGGCGAAGTCATCCACCATCAACAAAGGAAGTACGGTGGAGGAATGCCAAGAAATGATCCGGAGAGGTCTTAGAA CTCCAATGGTGAAGTTCTTAAAAGAGCATCTGGAGAAATCTGGTTGTCGAATTGGTGATAACTTCATAAAAGCTAGCCATTGCGACCAGAAGATTAGTGGTGGCTATGCTCGTGGACGTGGG ATAATTGTGTGCAGTAACCACATGCAAATTCAAGATGAGGTGAATCAAGTTCTCATACATGAGTTAATTCATGCATATGATGAGTGTCGTGCTGCAAACTTGGACTGGGCTAATTGCGCTCATCATGCTTGTAGTGAA ATCAGAGCTGGCCATCTTAGTGGTGATTGCCATTACAAACGGGAATTACTGAGAGGTTATCTTAAGATACGGGGCCATGAACAA GAATGTGTAAAGCGAAGAGTTATGAAATCGATGTCTGGTAACCCAAACTGTTCAGAGTCCGCGAGTAGGGATGCCATGGAAGCTATCTGGGATGTTTGTTACAATGATACTAAGCCCTTTGACAGAGCCCCTTGA